In Ficedula albicollis isolate OC2 chromosome 19, FicAlb1.5, whole genome shotgun sequence, one DNA window encodes the following:
- the TEX14 gene encoding inactive serine/threonine-protein kinase TEX14 isoform X2 produces the protein MAHPIPPPFPCPVQLGRIKGDSLEAQLHEYVREGNYVKVKKLLKKGIFVDAVNSMGQTCLFTAALLGLGKIVDVLLEYGSDANHRCYDGSTPVHAAAFSGNQWILSKLLDEGGDLRVHDKEGKTPQVWALSASKESSAQMLEFIQQCSLHMQAAIWNLPSDLLRKVGSSKALICSPSRFGGLVQGNAEIPLGKLLKGQPSVAKNIYSFGFGKFYLTGSGHLGYLASLPIIGEKDVVQADDEKAFSYPVGPYMTMSNLVWGGSRVTVKELSLQTQQGRGNLRLADLLLAEQQHSSKLRHPHLLQLMAVCLSCDLEKTRLVYERVHFGSLYSILHERRAEFPVLQTETILHVLLQVVDALRFLHSRGFVHRSLSSYAIQIVSSGEAKLCNLEYMIESKDSGEHSDLTRIPVPVQLFRWCSPEIILEKPGTVKSDLYSFCAVLQETLTESPPWKDVEDSAIKQLILSGEQLAADARLPLIYYDVVKSGLEPKQKNRSMKLQDIQYILKKDLKDLVKSEGGILKAQRSAVLADVNICWASAFSFKKRTVEIQEKEISKAGGFSAPQDPVFPRESSALVVEEAAASAEPAAQDQSLDVSSELQTGASHSSESDVDGSLCSFEMNEILASYPEGPQDFLEGGPGLGQALKDAGRQQQEDESPWEGEEEGESLGSSTGFSGEQEELEEEEDEEVEEEEEERVREASALCQVRGDAGRRLSSPSQSEQHISKCALNLKIMQSMLQQAGDSLSRAEEKLDRLKAMGEQKKLLQEMRMNLLPKESSKGRLWNGSDAPSQNTDKAFSGLDVFLHKAVAPPSRDYIPPSVTCQAAGRDSFQAAPKTAKEREAIQNERWKSKIGTNHRDPGCRGLDDEVSLKQELNQHFLPHVSARRQKKFNLRCQKGADSHPAARREEEKWCHSKPRAEFCSKKNCEKRRGMQLGWRTEVKQMARRVASGQLGLSCAYPASECTSESEAESVKESSQQVPAGAPRSQEQQRCGWQPGEAAEPWGLGTGDRAESGDSDLEPALRSSTGSSCQSPAPEEQAESGTAIPESLLLPQPAENLSRGHSRELHCSLNSPPDVTEEFFTPDYLLPPALEERSEPETSNAEGKAEDICAGFLQKLPGDAASGIQAPGGKILFCSTAAQSCGSNKLGVNQLGQMPGARVDAAREAMLWEPQEECQEKDVSVADIQDLSSIPCEQNFQRGVECKTPRLSHAPTSVSTPLGSEEKFPLAFEKYKHCREFSSDSSFCGSQETSSTVFKTFTTACEGERSMEIPVVAPKVCPFGLKELVVLPPIASSLRNTRQAPALSEASPPTIDELPPPAQELLDEIALDQVKMENRESEKESGRNEKTDQSLLTEESFNLAEDTERAHSSLDDILERMLHAVPGDEEIQEQPQGHTLGAASLQDPEDAGRRNGVEERGACAGGRAPGTSADEHPKDQKSHPQQQLAPAPPFRIIVLDESSLQD, from the exons ATGgctcatcccatccctcccccaTTTCCATGCCCAGTCCAGCTTGGACGTATAAAAGGAGACTCCCTGGAAGCTCAGCTGCATGAGTATGTCAGGGAAGGGAACTATGTGAAAGTGAAGAAGCTTCTGAAAAAAG gaatttttGTTGATGCTGTGAATTCCATGGGCCAAACCTGTCTCttcactgctgcactgctgggccTGGGTAAAATagtggatgtgctgctggaataTGGCTCAGATGCCAATCA TCGCTGCTATGATGGCAGCACCCCAGTGcatgcagctgctttttctggaaACCAGTGGATCCTCAGCAAGTTACTGGATGAGGGAGGGGATCTCCGAGTCCACGACAAAGAGGGGAAAACTCCCCAGGTCTGGGCTTTGTCAGCCAGCAAGGAGAGCAGTGCTCAG atGTTGGAATTTATCCAGCAGTGCTCACTGCACATGCAGGCTGCCATTTGGAATCTTCCCTCTGATCTGCTCAGGAAAGTTGGCTCCTCAAAGGCCTTGATCTGCAGCCCCTCGAGGTTTGGTGGCCTTGTCCAAGg AAATGCTGAGATTCCTCTGGGTAAATTACTGAAAGGACAACCCAGTGTGGCCAAGAACATTTACAGCTTTGGTTTTGGGAAG TTCTATCTCACAGGCAGTGGCCACCTGGGCTACCTGGCCTCTCTCCCAATTATTGGGGAGAAAGATGTGGTTCAGGCTGATgatgaaaaagcattttcatacCCTGTGGGGCCCTACATGACCATGAGCAA cttggtgtggggaggcagcagagtgACAGTGAAGGAGCTGAGCCTCCAgacccagcagggcagagggaatcTGCGCCTGGCTGAtctcctgctggcagagcagcagcacagcag CAAACTCCGGCAccctcacctgctgcagctgatggcTGTTTGTCTGTCCTGTGACCTGGAGAAAACTCGTTTGGTCTATGAGAGGGTTCACTTTGGCTCTCTCTACAGCATCCTCCATGAAAGG CGTGCAGagttcccagtgctgcagacagagaCCATCCTGCACGTTCTGCTCCAGGTCGTCGACGCCCTGCGCTTCCTGCACTCCCGGGGCTTTGTGCACCGCTCCCTCTCCTCCTATGCCATCCAGATCGTGTCCTCTGGGGAGGCCAAGCTCTGCAACCTGGAGTACATGATAGAGAG CAAGGACAGTGGAGAGCACAGTGATCTGACCCGGATTCCTGTCCCAGTCCAGCTGTTCCGCTGGTGTTCCCCTGAAATAATCCTGGAGAAACCTGGGACAGTCAAATCAGATCTTTACAGcttctgtgcagtgctgcaggagaccCTGACAG AGAGCCCTCCCTGGAAAGATGTGGAAGACTCAGCCATTAAACAGCTCATCCTTTcaggggagcagctggcagcagatgCCAGGCTCCCCCTGATCTATTATGATGTTGTCAAGTCAGGGCTGGAACCCAAACAGAAGAACCGCTCCATGAAGCTTCAGGATATTCAGTATATCCTGAAAAAGGACTTAAAG gacTTGGTTAAATCTGAAGGTGGAATACTCAAAGCACAGAGATCTGCTGTTCTTGCAGATGTGAACATCTGCTGGGCATCAGCTTTTAGCTTCAAGAAGAGGACAGTGGAGATCCAGGAAAAAGAGATAAGCAAGGCTG GTGGCTTTTCTGCCCCCCAAGACCCTGTTTTCCCCAGGGAGAGCAGTGCTTTGGTggtggaggaggcagcagccagcGCAGAGCCAGCTGCACAGGACCAAAGTCTTGATGTCTCCTCTGAGCTCCAGACAGGGGCTTCCCACTCCAGTGAGAGTGATGTGGATGGCAGCCTGTGCAGCTTTGAGATGAATGAAATCCTAGCCAGTTATCCAGAAGGGCCCCAAGACTTCCTGGAAGGAGGGCCTGGATTAGGCCAAGCTCTGAAGGATGCAGGAAGGCAGCAACAGGAAGATGAGAGCCCatgggagggtgaggaggagggggaatCCTTGGGGTCCAGCACTGGGTtctctggagagcaggaggagctggaagaagaggaggatgaagaagtggaggaggaagaagaggagaggGTGAGAGAAgcctctgccctgtgccaggtgagaggagatgctggcaggaggctgagcagcccttcccagagcGAGCAGCACATCAGCAAATGCGCCCTGAACCTCAAGATCATGCAGAGcatgctgcagcaggcaggagattccctgagcagggcagaggagaagctggacAGGCTGAAGGCCATGGGAGAGCAGAAAAAGCTGCTCCAGGAAATGAGGATGAATCTGCTTCCTAAGGAGAGTTCTAAAGGAAGACTCTGGAATGGGTCTGATGCTCCTTCCCAAAATACTGATAAGGCTTTTTCTGGACTTGATGTTTTTTTACACAAGGCTGTAGCTCCACCATCCAGGGACTACATCCCACCATCAGTAACATGCCAAGCAGCAGGTAGAGACAgcttccaggctgctcccaagACAGCCAAGGAAAGAGAGGCAATTCAAAATGAGAGGTGGAAGAGCAAAATTGGAACCAACCATCGTGATCCGGGCTGCAGAGGCCTGGATGATGAAGTGAGCCTAAAGCAGGAGTTAAACCAG catttcctcccACACGTGTCTGCGAGACGCCAAAAAAAGTTCAACTTGCGGTGTCAGAAAGGAGCTGATTCACATCCTGCAGcaaggagggaagaggagaagtG GTGCCATTCAAAACCAAGGGCTGaattctgcagcaaaaaaaactgtgagaagaggagggggatgcagctgggatggagga ctgAAGTCAAGCAGATGGCCAGGAGAGTGGCCTCAGGacagctggggctcagctgtgcttacCCTGCCAGTGAGTGCACGTCTGAAAGTGAAGCTGAAAGTGTCAAGGAAAGCTcccagcaggtccctgctggagcccccagaagccaggagcagcagaggtgtgggtggcagccaggtgaggctgctgagccctggggcctgggcactggggacagagctgagtCTGGGGACAGCGACCTGGAGCCTGCGCTCAGGAGTTCCACAG ggagcagctgccagtcCCCAGCACCAGAGGAGCAAGCAGAGTCTGGAACAGCCATTCCTGAGAGTTTACTCCTTCCTCAGCCAGCTGAGAATCTCTCCAGA GGACATTCAAGGGAATTACATTGTTCCCTTAATTCACCTCCTGATGTGACTGAAGAATTCTTCACTCCTGATTatctgcttcctcctgctcttgaGGAAAGGTCAGAACCAGAg aCCTCAAACGCTGAGGGCAAAGCAGAAGATATTTGTGCAggatttttacagaaattaccTGGAGATGCAGCATCAGGAATTCAGGCTCCAG gaggaaaaatactattctgcagcacagcagcacagagctgtggcagtAACAAGCTGGGAGTGAATCAGCTGGGCCAAATGCCTGGAGCCAG GGTGGATGCAGCACGAGAAGCAATGCTGTGGGAGCCACAGGAAGAATGCCAAGAAAAAGATGT ATCAGTGGCAGATATTCAGGATTTGTCCAGCATCCCCTGTGAGCAGAACTTCCAGAGAGGTGTGGAGTGTAAAACACCTCGGCTGAGCCACGCTCCCACCAGTGTCAGCACCCCCCTGGGCTCAG AGGAAAAATTTCCATTAGCCTTTGAGAAATACAAACACTGCCGTGAATTTTCTTCAGATTCTTCCTTTTGTGGCTCTCAAGAAACCTCCTCCACAGTGTTCAAAACTTTCACCACAGCCTGTGAAGGAGAGAGGAGCATGGAAATTCCAGTGGTGGCTCCAAAAGTTTGCCCATTTGGACTGAAAGAGCTT GTTGTGTTGCCACCAATTGCTTCATCCCTGAGAAACACCAGGCAGGCACCTG cACTCTCAGAGGCATCTCCCCCCACCATTGATGAGCTGcctccaccagcccaggagctgctggatgaaATTG